The Anabrus simplex isolate iqAnaSimp1 chromosome 1, ASM4041472v1, whole genome shotgun sequence genome window below encodes:
- the LOC136857003 gene encoding hexamerin encodes MKTASIAVLVLVVGLASGSTIPPRERRVADKEFLTKQKNIIQLFIRPHQQNMFKEQVDIGNSYDIEANIDKYRDVNEVRLFLNVYKHGGFLPRGEVFSIVYQKHMWQVERIFDMLYLAKDYDTFYRTACWGRDRINEGMFVYALSVAVIHREDTRDIILPPPYEVYPELFVDSTVIQKAYEAKMRHQEGPVIIPYNYTTHIHNYQDLLTYFTNDIGLSTYLTYLNYEYPIWMKTRKYGLKVQRRGELFLYTRQQMLARYQLERLSRGLPGVETFDTNIDHPIKVGFNSHLHYKNGEQVPARPEGMRVRDCDIVTVDMVKNIENRLLDALDSGTFLELKDDEELNRVFLKNLDVMDVLGNAIQGNGDSMNRRYFKSLFNMLLTLYGHIVDPMHTYGVAPGALEHFETAMRDPVYYGIIKHIVDLVQQYKSQLKSYTRDELIVPGVKIESVDVDKLITYEDDFEFNLNNAVQIDSIDEAEKLDIRIRQKRLNHKPISARIVVNSDKDIRVMVRAFVGPKYNYLGQEMTLDEKRHYLVEVDRFPYDIVTGKNEVTRNSRDFSLITRDQLTTNVLLKKIDNALDGTEPLYIGSEYRHCGFPERLMVPRGTKSGFPLSVYVVITPYEGEDLKSYRSVISCGAGVDFMAADKLPMGYPFDRTIYEPHNFVIPNIYQKEVVVFHKTQEEINKSQ; translated from the exons CTGACAAGGAATTTCTGACCAAGCAGAAGAACATCATCCAACTCTTCATCCGACCACACCAACAGAACATGTTCAAGGAACAGGTGGACATTGGAAACTCTTATGATATAGAAGCGAACATTGATAAGTACCGTGATGTTAACGAGGTTCGTCTCTTCCTCAACGTCTACAAGCATGGGGGATTTCTGCCTCGTGGAGAAGTGTTTTCAATCGTATACCAGAAGCACATGTGGCAGGTAGAGCGAATCTTCGATATGTTGTACCTGGCCAAGGACTACGATACGTTCTACAGGACAGCCTGCTGGGGTCGCGATCGTATTAACGAGGGCATGTTTGTGTATGCTCTGTCTGTAGCTGTGATCCATCGCGAGGACACACGTGATATCATCCTTCCACCCCCCTATGAGGTGTATCCGGAATTGTTCGTCGACTCTACAGTCATCCAGAAGGCCTACGAAGCAAAAATGAGACATCAAGAGGGCCCCGTTATCATTCCCTACAACTATACCACGCACATTCACAACTATCAAGATCTCCTCACCTATTTTACTAATGATATCGGTCTGAGCACCTACCTGACTTATCTTAACTACGAATATCCTATCTGGATGAAGACTCGTAAATATGGATTGAAGGTACAACGCCGTGGAGAACTGTTCCTCTATACGCGACAGCAGATGCTAGCCCGCTACCAGTTAGAACGTCTATCCCGAGGACTACCTGGTGTGGAGACCTTCGACACAAATATTGATCATCCAATTAAG GTCGGCTTCAATTCTCATCTCCACTACAAGAACGGAGAACAAGTTCCAGCCCGCCCAGAAGGCATGCGTGTTCGAGACTGTGACATAGTGACTGTGGATATGGTGAAGAACATAGAGAATAGACTTTTGGATGCCCTTGACAGTGGTACCTTCCTCGAA TTAAAGGATGACGAGGAGCTCAACAGAGttttcctgaagaatttggatgTTATGGATGTCCTTGGAAACGCGATCCAAGGCAATGGAGACTCCATGAACAGACGTTACTTCAAGTCTTTATTCAACATGCTCCTCACGCTGTACGGACACATCGTGGATCCCATGCACACATACGGG GTTGCTCCTGGAGCATTGGAACACTTTGAGACTGCCATGCGAGATCCTGTCTACTATGGTATCATCAAACATATTGTTGATCTTGTCCAACAGTACAAGAGCCAGCTCAAGAGCTACACTCGTGATGAG CTCATCGTTCCTGGAGTTAAAATAGAATCTGTTGATGTTGACAAACTAATCACCTACGAAGACGATTTTGAATTCAACCTCAACAATGCCGTCCAGATCGACTCAATCGATGAGGCTGAGAAGTTGGATATCCGCATCCGTCAGAAACGTCTAAACCATAAGCCAATCTCTGCTCGCATTGTAGTGAACAGTGACAAAGATATTAGAGTAATGGTCCGTGCCTTTGTTGGACCTAAGTACAACTACCTAGGCCAAGAAATGACACTGGATGAGAAAAGACATTACCTCGTTGAAGTTGACCGCTTCCCATATGACA TTGTTACTGGCAAGAATGAAGTCACGCGAAATTCACGAGACTTCAGTCTTATCACACGTGACCAACTCACAACCAATGTGCTCCTGAAGAAGATTGACAATGCTTTAGATGGCACAGAGCCTCTCTACATTGGATCA GAGTACCGTCACTGTGGATTTCCTGAGCGGCTCATGGTTCCCCGTGGTACAAAATCTGGTTTTCCCCTCTCTGTCTATGTTGTCATCACACCATACGAAGGTGAGGACTTAAAGTCCTACCGATCTGTCATCTCATGCGGAGCAGGAGTCGACTTCATGGCTGCAGACAAACTGCCAATGGGCTACCCCTTTGACCGTACCATCTATGAGCCCCACAACTTTGTCATCCCCAACATCTACCAAAAAGAGGTAGTTGTATTCCACAAGACCCAAGAAGAGATCAATAAGTCTCAGTAA